The Candidatus Nitrospira nitrosa genomic sequence GCTCACCATGACGTACGATCAGGCCAATCGGCTCACCACGGTGAAGACCGATGGCTCGTCCAATCAACCAACTGTGACGTTGAGCGCTGACTACGACAAAACCGGCAATCGGCTGGCGCTCACTCATCCGACCGGGCAGACGAGCTACGCCTACGATGTGCTGAATCGGCTGAGTCGTGTGGCTACCTCTGATGCGAACACCTGTCCCGCCTCCCCGACTGCCGACTTGGTCAGCTGGTGGCGAGCGGAGGGCACGGCCACGGATAGTCAGGACGGCAACACGGGCACCCTGCAGAACGGCCTCACCTTCGCGACGGGACGTGTCGGCCAAGCCTTCAGCCTGGATGGCGTGAATGATTATGTGGCGATCCCGTTTGCCACGAACCTCAATCTCGCTCCCACGGGGGCGTTCACGCTCGCGGCCTGGGTCCAGCCCCAACCACGCGGCCAGTTTCAAGCGGTGGTGGTCAAGTCTCCCACAAGCGGCATCTGGGACTGGGGCCTCTATGTCGATCCCACGGGGCACGTCGTCAGTGGGCGCAATGGGAATTTGACGGTCTCGTCGTCGACGGTCGTCCAAGCGGGGCAGTGGATTCACGCCGCGGTGACGTACAGCAATGGCACCTGGCAGCTCTATATGAATGGCGTGCTCGAAAGCACGGCCACGGGGGCGCTCATCACGCAATCGACCGGGGGGCTGGCCATCGGGAGGACGGGTGACGCGAATAGCGGCTACTCTCAAGGCCTGATCGATGAGGTGCGGCTGTACAGCCGAGTCCTCACGCCCGGTGAACTGGCGGCGGGTGCCTGTCAGGATGCGACGACGTTCACTTACGACGCCCTGAGTCGCCGCACGGCCATGACCTTGCCGAACGGGACCCAGACGACGTACACCTATGATCCCGCCTCGCAAGTGCAACAGATTCTCCACCAGCTCGGCGCCAGCGGCCCCACGATCAACCAAGCCGCCTACACCTATAACGGCGTGGGCAATCGCACTGACCCCGGTTGTCAAGAGTGGACGCCATGAATGACAGTCTCACGCCGCCGACTGTTGACGGGCCCACCGTTGGGCAAATGCCGCGGGCGAGCGATTCCCCAGCCGGGAATGCCGTCGCTGGCGGTTGTAGAACACCTCGATGTATGCTGTAATCTCTTGCCGAGCCTGCTCCCGCGTCTCATATCGTCGGTGATGCACCAGCTCAGTTTTCAGTGTTCCCCAGAAACTCTCCATCGGTGCGTTGTCATAGCAATTGCCCTTGCGACTCATGGAGGGGATCATGCCGAACTGCCGCAGCTGATCCTGATAGTCGTGGGCACAATATTGAGACCCACGGTCGGAGTGGTGGAGCAAGCCCGGGCGTGGGCGTTTCGCCCCGACCGCGTTCCCCAAGGCGTGGCGCACCAAGTCCGTCGTCATCCGGGCCCCCATGGCATACCCGACGACCTCACAGGTATACAGATCCTTGACCCCGGCTACATACAACCACCCTTCCCCTGTAGGAACATAGGTGATGTCGGTGAGCCAGGTCTCATTCGGGCGTGTCGCGGTGAACGTTTGTGCCAAGCGATTCTCCGCCACCGGCAGGTGATGCGCCGAATCCGTGGTGATCGTGAACCGTCGCACCGGTGTGCAGCGCAGGCCCAGTTTCTTCCGCAGCCGCTTGATACGGCCGATCCCAGCTGGAAAGCCGTCTTCACGCAATTCCGCTTGGAGGCGCTCCGGGCCGTACGTGTGTCGGGTCCGCACGTGTGCCGCCTGAATCGCCACTTCCAGCCGCGCATTCTCCTGGGCGCGTGTCGACGGACGCCGATGCTGCCAGGCATAGTAGCCGCTTCGGGACACCTCCAGCACCCGACACAACAGAGTCAACGGATACTGGAGACGCAGCGTCCTCATGAGCGCGTACCGGGCAGCTGCGCCTTGGCAAAGTACGCGGTGGCTTTTTTTAAGATGTCGCGCTCCATCCGCGCTTCCGCAAGATCCCGTTTGAGCCGAGACACCTCGGCCTCCAGCTCCGTCACGGGCCGTCGGCTCTCTCCCAGCGTAGTGAGCTGGCCCTGCCGAGCCCGACCCACCCAGCGCTCGAGCGTCCTGCCCGACATGCTCAGGCGCCTGGCGGCCTCCGGAATCGTCACCTGCTGTTCCAGGACTAGCCGCACGGCCTGCTCTCGGAACTCCTTCGTATACTGCTGTCGCGGGACCTGTTCCATCTCACACCTCCAGCCCTCTCATTCTAGGTTGAAGGCGTCCACTTTTTCGAGCTTACCTCAGCACATCGTTGACGGACAGGAGAGGCAGTCAGGCGTTTGGGTACGACAATCTCGATCGACTCACCTCGGCCTCCCATCCCCTCCTTGGCACGCCGCAGGCGTTTGCGTATGATCCGGTGGGCAACCGCACCACAGGCGGCAGCGTGGTGAATGCGGGGAATCAACTCACCGCCGATGTGACGCACAGTTACCAGTATGACGATAACGGGAACCTGACGCGGAAGACGCTCCTCGCCACCGGGAACTTCACCCAGTACACCTACGATGCCGAGAACCGGCTGACGAAGGTCGAAGACTTCGTCGCCGGGAATCCCACGGCAGCATTCACAAGCACCTACCGCTACGATGGCTTGGGGCGCAGGATCGAGAAGGTGGCGAACGGCCAAACCAAACGCTACATCTACGACGGCGAGGACATCTTGCTCGAGTACGACGGCAGCAACACGTTGCAGGCGCGCTACACCCATGGCCCGGGCATTGATGAGCCCATTGCCGTGACGAAGGGCGGTTCGACGTTCTTCTACCATCAAGACGGCCTCGGTTCCGTCACGGATCTGACGGATAGCGCTGGAGCCACGGCAAAGAGTTACAGCTACGATGCGTACGGGAATATTCTTGAGTCCCCTGGCACCTTGGAGCAGCCGTACACCTATACGGGCCGGGAGTTTGATAGTGAGTCTGGGCTCTACTACTACCGGGCGAGGTATTACGACTCAGCCGTAGGGAGATTTTCACAGCGTGATCCAGTTGGGTTTTCAGGAGGTCTGAATTTCTATCAATATGTCGGTTCCAATCCAACAAATATGGTTGACCCAACGGGGAAGTTTGCGATGGTGCTTCCCTTGCTGCCTACGTTACCAATTATTACTACTTCAGTCGCGAACGCACTCGGAGGGCTAGCAATTGCAGCAATGATCGCCAGCTCAGGGGATTCGCAGCAAGCAGCTCAGAAACAGGCTGAGCATGATGCGTACAAGGCTCGATGTAATCAGGGGCCCCCTTCCGGTTTGGATCAATGCGAGACGGCAAGGTGGGAACTGGAAAGGAATAAAGATTGTTTCCGTATGCGTCTGGATTGGATAAGGAGATGGGGATCGACACCGGGTCTGGAGGACCAACTCGCGCAGGTTGGGCGAGCTATAAAGAATGCAGAGGCAAGGGTAAAGGAGTTTTGCGGTTGTCGTTAGGGAAAGACGAAATGGCCCGTGAATTGTCCGTCCAGCAGATTTTTGATCGATACAAAACACTCCCTGAGTTTATCGATATGGAGCTTACAGATGTTAATCAAACTGGGCACTTTGGAAGTAGCCCACTGCATGTTGCTTGCGTAAGAGGTGACCTTGAAGAAGTTTTGCCACTTCTAACCGCAGGGGCTGATATGAATTTAAGGGGAGAACTTGGCTATACACCACTTCACGACGCAGCAGCACAGGGACATATAGAAGTTGTGAAGGTGTTGTTGCAAAGAGGCGCTATTCCGAAAATAAAGAATGATGAAGGGGAAACGCCTAGAGATAGAGCGGAGAGTAAGGGCTTTTTCGATATCGTTGCTCTCTTCGATACCGTGCCTAATGATGACCATTGCTCAACCTGACCTCTCACCCGCTGCCGAATGGCACGATCTAGTAGTCCACCGCGCTTGCGCCCAATCGAGAACTTGCCAGAAGGTTGTCCCATGCCTGGGTTGTCCTCCACACTCACACTACTAGTTCCAGCCTCAGCCTACGACGAACGGGCAGAGGGCTTCAGGTATGATCCCGCCTCGCAAGTGACGAACATCCTGCACCAGCTCACGGCCAGTGCCACACAGATCAACAAGGCGGACTATCTCTATAACGGGGTGGGGAACCGGACGAGTCTCACGGATCGGCGCGGGATCCAGAATTTCGGGTACGACACCCTGGATCGGCTGACGAGCGCGTCTCATCCCTTGCTCGGCACGGCGCAAGCCTTCGCCTATGACCCGGTGGGCAATCGCACGACGGCAGGCAATGTGACCAATGCCGGGAATCAACTCACCGCCGATGCCACGCACAGTTACCAGTATGACGACAATGGCAATCTGACGCGCAAGACCCTGCTCGCCACCGGCACCTATACGCAGTACAGCTACGATGCCGAAAACCGATTGGTAAAGGTCGAAGACTTCGTGGCCGGCAATCCGACGC encodes the following:
- a CDS encoding LamG-like jellyroll fold domain-containing protein; translated protein: MTSITDPKNHLTMITYDAKGNPLTITDADNNVTRFFYDARGLLTETRDALYPANPATIFTYDPLGRLLTTTDPLHRTTTLTYDSAGNVATSKDHLDRITAFEYDVKNRLKKVTDPLLGETVYTYDGNGNLLTVKDAKNQITTFAYDSRNRLASTTDPLGKVETYEYDGNDNLTKRITPKLDQIVFAYDPVNQLLSKTLPGNLLTSYQYDLVGNLTTVTDPDSVLTMTYDQANRLTTVKTDGSSNQPTVTLSADYDKTGNRLALTHPTGQTSYAYDVLNRLSRVATSDANTCPASPTADLVSWWRAEGTATDSQDGNTGTLQNGLTFATGRVGQAFSLDGVNDYVAIPFATNLNLAPTGAFTLAAWVQPQPRGQFQAVVVKSPTSGIWDWGLYVDPTGHVVSGRNGNLTVSSSTVVQAGQWIHAAVTYSNGTWQLYMNGVLESTATGALITQSTGGLAIGRTGDANSGYSQGLIDEVRLYSRVLTPGELAAGACQDATTFTYDALSRRTAMTLPNGTQTTYTYDPASQVQQILHQLGASGPTINQAAYTYNGVGNRTDPGCQEWTP
- a CDS encoding IS3 family transposase (programmed frameshift), with the protein product MEQVPRQQYTKEFREQAVRLVLEQQVTIPEAARRLSMSGRTLERWVGRARQGQLTTLGESRRPVTELEAEVSRLKRDLAEARMERDILKKATGVLCQGAAARYALMRTLRLQYPLTLLCRVLEVSRSGYYAWQHRRPSTRAQENARLEVAIQAAHVRTRHTYGPERLQAELREDGFPAGIGRIKRLRKKLGLRCTPVRRFTITTDSAHHLPVAENRLAQTFTATRPNETWLTDITYVPTGEGWLYVAGVKDLYTCEVVGYAMGARMTTDLVRHALGNAVGAKRPRPGLLHHSDRGSQYCAHDYQDQLRQFGMIPSMSRKGNCYDNAPMESFWGTLKTELVHHRRYETREQARQEITAYIEVFYNRQRRHSRLGNRSPAAFAQRWARQQSAA
- a CDS encoding ankyrin repeat domain-containing protein, which gives rise to MARELSVQQIFDRYKTLPEFIDMELTDVNQTGHFGSSPLHVACVRGDLEEVLPLLTAGADMNLRGELGYTPLHDAAAQGHIEVVKVLLQRGAIPKIKNDEGETPRDRAESKGFFDIVALFDTVPNDDHCST
- a CDS encoding RHS repeat domain-containing protein encodes the protein MTDRRGSQAFGYDNLDRLTSASHPLLGTPQAFAYDPVGNRTTGGSVVNAGNQLTADVTHSYQYDDNGNLTRKTLLATGNFTQYTYDAENRLTKVEDFVAGNPTAAFTSTYRYDGLGRRIEKVANGQTKRYIYDGEDILLEYDGSNTLQARYTHGPGIDEPIAVTKGGSTFFYHQDGLGSVTDLTDSAGATAKSYSYDAYGNILESPGTLEQPYTYTGREFDSESGLYYYRARYYDSAVGRFSQRDPVGFSGGLNFYQYVGSNPTNMVDPTGKFAMVLPLLPTLPIITTSVANALGGLAIAAMIASSGDSQQAAQKQAEHDAYKARCNQGPPSGLDQCETARWELERNKDCFRMRLDWIRRWGSTPGLEDQLAQVGRAIKNAEARVKEFCGCR